CAATTGCAGTCTTTCCTGAACGGCTGTGACATGAGACAGAGTGGGACTTGAGGGAGGCggtggggagggagggggggggggggggctgcgtGCTATGTTGTCACAAGATGAGTTACTCTGCACCAGTTCCATATGGTTTCAGTCATCTGTTGggctcatttctttctttccccgTTTCTCTCTGCCTATTTATAAATACACAAAGCCGTTCGCGACGTCCTGGCCTTGGCCAGAGGCTGGGGTTAAGAATGGGAGAAACCACCAAGACACAAATTAGTTCATGTTTCATTCCAGTGTCTCTGAGGAGGTTGGTTTGTTCTGGGGCAGAAGTACGTGCCTGTACAGTAGACGTGCCTGAGGATGCATAATAGTGGCCATTGTTTTCGGGTTACGCTGGTCAGCCAGCAGTCTCTCAGCAGAAGAGCAGAGTTTAATTGACCTCAACTGGCCAATTGTCGTCCTGGaagaccttttttcttttgtacattGTGGGTCAACAAAGATTATACAAAAATTACAGACTGTCATATTGATGGAGGAGAAAATTGTAGGACGTTACCTATGCCACCACAGTATAACATTCTCTctataaaatagatttttggagTGAACCCGCTGACTTGTGCTAACGCCCATAATTCTCAGTCATTTCTGCATTACATTTTCAGTATTACAGCTGTCCAGTGAGGATGAGGCAATGGGGCAACCAGCGACCTGCTCTGTAAATGCTTCCATGGAGCTTTTTACCCCTCAAAGACCATTGTGACAGTATGAATGTACCAGTTTGCATCAGCTCTGTCAGATCGTAATTGGGTGACCGTGCAGGAGAAACTCTTCAGTGAATCTTTAACAAATGTGTTCAACTTTAGCTCAGAGGGCGCAGCACCATAACTGTCCATTACAGTGATGACGAAGCAACATAATTAATTCTGACCTGCACAACTTGCTCACTTAGTATTACAcgaaggtgttttttttttttatttttgctaagactcacacatttttacagtaacaggatgtgactttttttttgtccagccaaggtgttttttcctcagttgacaggaaaataaacacagttaTTTGGTTGTATGAATGACTGTGAAAGCATAAGATTAATGCCCATggttaatattattttactgctgaaaaGACGTGCTTTTCGTAAAACTAGacaaatgcaaatactttttaaattggttctacatgaccagagaaactAGAGGGAAAGGGCTGTggtatttgcttttgctcaaaaggtagaaaacctacaactaccagaatgcactgcgccaaATAAATGCTCTTGCTGGTCAGTGATGTAATGcagtctttgctgttttttacaTACATCTATGGTTTTAACtaggaaacaatatggcaacCTGGCTGGAAAATAACCATCttgaattacagttaaacagtacagtaaaatgtgtttcttaagacattttaggttaaaaaaagacaatgcttTAATAGAGTCTTAGTTTATATGTGATCAGCACGGCgtaattttacagtttgataGAATTTTGGTCAAAGTTTgagcgacagagagagagggggatgtTGAGCCTGTCGCTCTATCCGCTTCTAGactctttgtgtccgtggtGGCAGGCATACGAAAATGGATAAGAACAATCTATAGTTTAAGCAACCGTTGAGCCAGCCATtaatgtataaagagaactggatacagcattggaggcaAGATGCCATTTATTCCTATGAGAGTCGTTTAGTGGCACATGAAGGAAGAGCTATTTCTGCAGTATGAAATGGAGCCGGTGAAAATCCACTGGATCCAGTAGATTTcagctgagagatgagcagggagatctggccTCTGGTAAGATGAGGGTAAGTTTGCAACACTTTATTTACATGCTACCCACACCTTTATGGTACAACGCTggcagaaaatcagcaaaagtatccctttaatattAAGGTtgcaagagacaaaacaaagggttaattttaaGTTTAACCACTACAAAGAATACTGTATAAAGAGAGGAGCTccatttattaaaatatgcatttttgcatatttttttatgtttcattggTCTCCAGCTGAACTTGAACCCATGATGTTGCTGCTACATCTTGGACCTGAACGTCCCAATGGTCAGTGATAGTTATAAATGGTGGTGTAGTGATGAAACTGACAGTTTACATcacacaaaattacaataagTAGCATTACTCACAGTCCATGGAGAAAGTAATCATTTGAACCAATAAAGGGATAATTACATATGTTTGACTTTTGGTGGGTTGAGTTAAAATATCTCTTtgatcttaaaaataaaagattccATGAGTTATAATAGAGAAATTGTAATTCTAGTATTCATAGTCGATTTGTCAGTGGGTATCACGGACTCCCCCTTGATTACACGGACTCCAGCTCAAAAGTAAGTTGCCATTGAGGATGTCAGGTTGCCATTTTCTTATGATTGGCTGATGAAAGGTATAATTTGGGACTGCCAAGACAGCAACTTCAAAAGCTTCCAATGCCATATTAGGCTGGAATGTGAAAGCTGTCCAGGCAAAAAATGATCCAATTTTCTACTGGCTTTAATTACAAAGAGGATCCCCTTTCATTGGTGGGGCAATTGCTGTCCATTTCTGAAGACCATTGTGGAAAATGAACAAGTCAAGCATATCCAGAATGCTTAAATCTGGACTGTCTTAGTGTGGCCGTGGCATGATTATATCATATTTGAAACTCACATGTCCATAGTCTCAGTAAAATGACCTCCATACTAATGGTAACAAAGAaccaagagactttttttttcccagtttttttcCAACACGACACAATGATAACATAGATGGCTGTAGTCCAATCACTCAGTGTCCAAAAAGTAGTTTCTTTAATAACCattttgtttgtgcttgtgGTGAAGggtaagacaaaataaaataagtgggTAAAGGGTAATTTGCCCTGTAACCGTGTCTTTTCAGAAAGTTTCCCTTTCTTGGCTGTCACCAcgccaacaaaataaaagcataaattgTGGTTAATCCCTGGAGCAGAGACATTGTGCCTGAAGCCTGTTGGTAATGGGCAATGCCCTTTCTAATCTAAATAAAGTTAAGCGTTTGTAACAGCGACTGCATTATGGAAAATCCAATTTGTGATTGCAACATCTGTACTTAACCTATGGGTAGTTTTTTGTTGGTCCAAGCAGCTAAGCTGCATGTCTTTTCCATGATTAGTTTTCCAGGAAACTTACATGTACATGACCTTGCATGCAATGCTTATGATTCATATGCAAAAACTGGTTTCTGGTTATTATGGTGGTAAAAAAGAATTAACATCTAAATATTCAAAGACATGCAAACCCTTGTACAGATCCCAGAGATACAGTATATGCACATAAGAACTGTCATACATATGCACAGCGTCATCCAGcctacatttaaataattacagGTTATTTGCTTAATTACCATTTGTTTGACATCAGtagaaataatatgtatttattgttattgataATTGCATCTACATGACAtcattagacaaaaaaaaaaaaaactcagatgTTAAGGACCTAAACATCTATGTCAAGCATCTACTTGGCACCAACTCCAAATATCTTTTCTTCTGGGCTATGAAAAGGCTTCTTCTATTTGTCTCATTGACATAATGCCAAGCAAAGCAAACCAGAGGAGTTAATTCACCATCTTGGCCAAAGCTTCCTTCTCCACCCCCACCTGTCAAATCCTGTCAGACCATATGTCATGAAGAGAAGGACGTAAAGAAAAGGGACTATTCTCACACGTTTGGGATGTGTCCAGAGGCTTATTTGTAAGCCTGCAGGGTGTGGCAGGTAAGCTTCCACCTCAAAGGCAACAGCTCCCTCCCTTGTAATTGCTCTTCATCAGATCAAGCTGCATGACATTCCTACAGACTGTTTCAAGTGACTACTGCCAAAAGACAGAGTCGACTCCCATCAAAAGGGAGTATCTCCAGTCCAGATCAGTGGTGGTTGATGGGATGTCATTGTGTTgttagctcaggtttcagacTACacccaataaaaaaacagtgcaaacagaAAATACAGCTCACTGAGAGATGCAACCAAGCAAAATACAGCAGGAAAACGAAAGCCAGCAACATGCATAAAAATTGTTATTTGCCCCCATACGACATCCTTTTATCAGAGTCAGAACCATTCTAGCGAGTCAGAGGAAGGATGCATCCTCAGGCAAAGCCAAGATAAGGGCCTTTGATAGAATTAAGCCAACGTCAAACAGCCAGTAGATGAGTCTTGTGAAGATAAAGCAGCCAGGACTGACAGGTCTGATAATAGTCCAAACAAAGAGAAAGTGGAGATTAAGGGGTTCCTTTTCAGGCAGTTAAGTGGACTGCCCAGAGGACACTCCAAAACATGGCTCATCTGTCAGGGACTGGGGGAATGGATACCATCACTGACGCTTCATCCAGAGGACTGATAGGATCTAGGAATTCCTAAAAAGAATGTTGTTCAGATTTTAGGGTAGCATTGGTAGTCCATTGGTAGTCTGATACCATTATTAgaggaataaaataaacaacaaatacatgaataagcataaattccaaaaatatctgcttttaaGCATAGACTGAAGTGGATGCAACATCACCCGTTGGTTGGACTACTCTCTGAGGGCCGTTTTTTTAGAGCAAGAAGTGACCTTTTTCTTcctgttatattttttaaatttaattatcaaaaacaacaaagagaaacatacaatacaacaacaatGACCACCATCCACAACAAGATTGACGTGATATACATTGTTCATCTCAGATAACAACAGTGTCGACAGCCTTGATCACCTCCCACCGCCCAggttcaaaatatgaaaaaaaatacacaaaaaaaaacaaaacaaggaactTCGTCTCCACTGAGATTATCAATTTCCATCCGTAGGTTAGTTTTTTCTTATGGCTGACATAATTAGACTTGGAGTGTTTGTATTGTTGTAAATTAACAGAGAAATAGAAGAATGAAAGATACAGTAAATACACAACCCCGATAAGCGTAAATTCAATTTTCTCATAGACTGATAGATGATTAGACTTCTTTTTGCAACTAGTGGTGTTTCCTGTTAGCGGGTATTTTGCTCAGTGGAAAAGAGGCTTTACTGTGCTACTGGTTAAACTGCTAACAAGAGTCTGTAGCTGTACGAAGGCTAGTGTAGCTCTTCGTCTCGGGGACGTGTGTGCTTTGTGCAACCGAATTAGCTGCTAATGGGAGTGGTCTGTTGCTTTGCAGAAgctcattctttgtttttatacagtGAGGGAGAGATTATGTTTAGCAGTTTACCTGTCTCATTCCACAAAGCATCACTATGCTGTTCCCAGTCATTGCATATGacaacaaatattttgtaacatttatgatgtgtttagaaagaaatcaccGACTGTGCTTCACCCGGACTTTAAGTACAATCCTGAAGTAGCCTACTTGAAATTTAGTGGAGTGTTTCCATTTTATATAACTGTGTACTTtctaaaatacattattaaatgGTTGTATGcttgttgtattattttgttaaatttgtacttCATTAATAGGAATATATTTAAGTTGTGCAAGTTCCAGAGTAGCTTATCTTAAGGCTCTGGGGTACATCAGATAAAATGGGTTGAGAACTACTGTATTGGAGAATATGCATGATTGATGAAAAGATGGCTTTTCAACATATGGGGGAAACACACTGAGATTCTATCaaacatatttagaaaaaaaacagttgtttagtTTAAGCCTGTCATCGCCATTACACAGCAAGCTCAATTAGTGTTTTATCCTGTGGTAAGATAAAAGTTAGGAAACTTTAATGCTCCGTTAGACTCCTCACATCAACACATTAAGTTTCATGAATGCAGCCATGCCTTTTTGTGCCCATAACCTTGGTCCTTGAAAAACTGCTCTCTTTCCACAGCCAAAGCGAAaagagtgaatgaaaaaaaaaaatgacgagGAGTTAATGCTGAGGCGGCAGAAAAGGAGAGACAGTCACAGCACTCAGTTGTAACACAGTCTGGCACAACACTaacaaaggaaatgagcaaacCACACAGCAAATAACAGACTTTTATTCAACACTCTGGGCCCCAGTGCTTACATCTGGGTGCCAGCCCCCGTCACTTACAAATAAACGGATTTATGAGAAATATTACGCACAAATTACTACATTTGTCTAGACAGGACATTATTGTAGCTTTACTTACATTGGCATGACCAAGTTCAATTttcataaatatgtatattaGTATATGTCAAACATTTACAGCTTCCAAATTCGCACTTAGGAGCAAATGGCATGAATctgcaaataaacatttctcAGTGTAAAACTATATATATGAGTTGGACTTCCCTGCCAGATAAACCAAACTCATTCATACTTTCTGCAGAGAATAATTCGGATTTCGAGAATTTGAAAGGGTAACAGCTGTAATTCCACAGTTATACGGCACATGGCATTCACCTGGGAAAATATTTTAAGGTTATGAAAATTCTTTGACGCGAATATACACATTTCACAAGCAAGCACAAGTCACAAACAGGTCCAACAGATAGTTCAGTTCTTTGAAAGTGGTTCCTCCATTTGCTTTTTCATCATCTTAATTTTTAGTGTGTAATACTCCTCTTGCAGCTTGAGGACTGACTCTTGTCTTCTCAGAACAGACATTTCCAAATCCATTCgctcttgcagagtggtgcagtGTACTGAGGGTGGAGTAGTAGAGCAGGGAGTATCTGGGTGCTCTGCAGAAGCATTAAAGCCAGCAGCAGGATGAGAACTAAAATTCACTGCGATTGACTTTGGGATGTTAGTGTatactgttattttttgctCTGCTGGAGAGGTGGAGTTATCTGGATATGTAGGGAGCTCCATCTCTCTCAGTGGATGTTTGTCGGAGAAAGTTTCATCTATTGTGCGCTGATTTTCATCTCCAtcacatctggaaaaaaaagcttgtcattaattttttataacAAGAATTTGCATTTTATCCTTAAAGTTTTTGACATGCAACTAGATAAATGTATTACCCATTTTGTTGAGTTTCCATCATCTCTGGGACTGAGGAATCTTCTTTGTCCCTTTTCAGCATCTCTGAGAGGTTCATCACAGAAATCACTACTTGAGTCACAGTACTTAACTGTTCCAGGGACAGACCTCCTGCAAATGAAAAATCATGCAATGCATTGATTAAAtggtaacaaacaaaatatcatgCATTCAGAACAAAAAGTGACGATGTGGAAAGTGTATCAAAAATGTATCAGCCATCTCCACATACCCACCGTGAAGGCTTTGTTTCAACTGTAGAtttaattatcagaattataaGACTTTTTATTCCGAAcaaacagcatgttttcttcacCTGTGCCTGCTTGATTTCTCTGTCGTTTGATCTCCTCCCTTGACTTTGCCAGCAggttttcccattttttgttaCAGTCAGAAACTGTACGCTGAATCTGTGGAAAGGCATTGTTTATGGCTTGCGCTATTTCCTCCCAGGCTTGTCTCTTATCCTGTATTGAAACTCCAGTGCTGCACTTCCCTCTGATGACGTCTTTCCTCTCCTGCATTAACTGAGCAAGAAGAAGACACTCCTGGTCTGTCCAGTTTGGTCTTCGTTTCCTGCTGGACATCCCATCAAGTTGCAGGGTCATCtttcagagagagagcgagagagagagagagatgcacagatTGATTATCTGTATTAACACTTGGTCCCTTATAACGTCCTTATAACACATGCATACAGTGCAGAAAATTGAACACGACTATATTTAACCATACTCTCAAAAATGATTATCTAACTGAAGGTACAGCCCTCCACTTAAGTCTTTTAAAACTTAAGTTATTATATTTAAGAGATTTTCGAAATTTTAAGATTCTCGCTACCTGGAACTCAATCAAGGCGAAGAGTGACTTGATAGCAGGTCAGACCTTTGCAGGATGTAAATACTGTGAGGTACAGTCCACGCTACAGTAAATAATTACTGATAAAACCTTAAGGTGAAATGTAAGGCTTTCTTCTCCGTCTCAGGGAAAATCCACTGCGTCGCAGCACGATGACGTCGTCAGCTGGTGACGTGTCAGTTTGTTTACAGCGGTgcgctgcagctgcacagacaTGGCTGTGGATATCACTTTACTGTTCAAAGCCAGCGTCAAGACAGTCAAAACCAGGAACAAGGCCATAGGAATATGCGTTGACTCTACCAAAGATGAGATTTTCAAGAGGAGCAGACCCAAGAGTGGCTTTTCTCCGAAGGCGAAAGAAGTGGTGAGTGTTTCCTCGAGCTAACTTAAGCTAACTTGCTAGCATCGTCAGAAACTGACTTTTCGTGTAATGACAGCTAAATAGTGGACTGTTTTAGCGACATGGTGGCTTATGCTGTATTGTAGAAGCGGCGGTATGTCCAGGAAATGTCTACAACAACCTAAGTAATACTCCGGCATGTTTagtg
This DNA window, taken from Plectropomus leopardus isolate mb chromosome 2, YSFRI_Pleo_2.0, whole genome shotgun sequence, encodes the following:
- the LOC121961523 gene encoding uncharacterized protein LOC121961523: MTLQLDGMSSRKRRPNWTDQECLLLAQLMQERKDVIRGKCSTGVSIQDKRQAWEEIAQAINNAFPQIQRTVSDCNKKWENLLAKSREEIKRQRNQAGTGGLSLEQLSTVTQVVISVMNLSEMLKRDKEDSSVPEMMETQQNGCDGDENQRTIDETFSDKHPLREMELPTYPDNSTSPAEQKITVYTNIPKSIAVNFSSHPAAGFNASAEHPDTPCSTTPPSVHCTTLQERMDLEMSVLRRQESVLKLQEEYYTLKIKMMKKQMEEPLSKN